From the genome of Thermodesulfobacteriota bacterium, one region includes:
- a CDS encoding HEPN domain-containing protein, producing MSLEKYRHDAHRWLAQAEADLRAAQSSTQAGSHEWACFQAQQAGEKTLKAFWLYHGVDPWGHSLLRLVEDFPHLDRRDSILRPLVEKARCLDKLYIPTRYPNGLPDLAPFQVYAEEDAQQGIRAALGILHAIRPLLAPVPSSNNPAIRSS from the coding sequence ATGAGTCTTGAGAAATACCGTCATGACGCCCACCGTTGGCTCGCCCAGGCGGAAGCGGACCTCCGTGCCGCGCAATCCTCAACCCAGGCGGGCAGTCATGAATGGGCCTGTTTTCAGGCCCAACAGGCTGGCGAAAAGACGCTCAAGGCCTTCTGGCTGTACCATGGAGTCGATCCCTGGGGACACTCCCTTCTGCGTCTCGTGGAGGATTTTCCCCATCTGGACCGGCGCGATTCCATCCTGCGGCCCCTGGTTGAAAAGGCCCGCTGTCTCGACAAGCTGTATATCCCCACCCGCTATCCCAACGGCCTTCCCGACTTGGCCCCGTTCCAGGTGTACGCGGAAGAAGACGCTCAACAGGGCATCCGTGCAGCCCTCGGCATCCTCCACGCCATCCGTCCGCTTCTTGCCCCCGTGCCGTCGTCCAACAATCCGGCAATCCGCTCTTCCTGA
- a CDS encoding nucleotidyltransferase domain-containing protein yields MPVTIDEIAERLGPIVKALGAERAIVFGSLARGTQDQHSDLDLLIIDDEDLPYLRRLDKYFTAISSVFPMPVELFIYRRQELEGMREGAFLAKALAEGITVYES; encoded by the coding sequence ATGCCGGTAACCATTGATGAAATCGCCGAAAGGCTCGGCCCCATCGTCAAGGCCCTCGGGGCGGAGCGGGCCATCGTCTTCGGCTCCTTGGCACGGGGCACCCAGGACCAGCATTCGGACCTCGACCTCCTCATCATCGATGATGAGGACCTGCCGTACCTCCGCCGGCTGGACAAGTACTTCACCGCCATCAGCTCCGTTTTCCCCATGCCGGTGGAGCTGTTCATCTACCGGCGGCAGGAGCTCGAGGGGATGCGCGAGGGGGCCTTCCTCGCCAAGGCCCTGGCCGAAGGGATCACCGTCTATGAGTCTTGA